A section of the Humulus lupulus chromosome 2, drHumLupu1.1, whole genome shotgun sequence genome encodes:
- the LOC133813995 gene encoding LOB domain-containing protein 2: MQRNVTTTTSAGATAAAQPACAACKHQRKKCHEGCILAPYFPAERSREFQAVHKVFGVSNVTKMVKNVVADEDRRKAVDSLVWEACCRQKDPVLGPYAEYRKVYDELKIYKSHEINQRTTASAYKSLSGLVGWNSTSSGVSTNGNNNINGQNGMVNGIVNSSNSLSYNFHDNGNVIVDQSPFSCYSSSNYGQSNPEKIRQMEKNASTTTAATVDSVVPVVLQQHQQQYSIGGFNQQYYLSGQFNQVNTKTIESTIWEGGS; encoded by the exons ATGCAAAGAAATGTAACAACTACAACTAGTGCTGGGGCCACAGCAGCAGCTCAACCAGCCTGCGCAGCTTGCAAGCATCAGAGGAAAAAATGCCACGAAGGCTGCATATTGGCGCCTTATTTCCCGGCCGAAAGGAGCCGAGAATTCCAAGCCGTGCACAAAGTTTTTGGTGTAAGCAATGTGACAAAGATGGTCAAAAACGTAGTCGCCGACGAGGATCGGCGAAAAGCTGTGGATTCTTTGGTGTGGGAAGCTTGTTGTAGGCAAAAGGACCCGGTTTTGGGGCCTTATGCTGAGTACAGAAAGGTCTATGATGAACTTAAGATATACAAAAGCCATGAAATAAACCAAAGAACAACTGCCTCAGCTTATAAGTCTTTATCTGGTTTGGTAGGTTGGAATAGTACTAGTAGTGGTGTTAGTACTAATGGGAACAATAACATTAATGGTCAAAATGGAATGGTTAATGGTATTGTTAATAGTAGTAACTCTTTGAGTTATAATTTTCATGACAATGGGAATGTTATTGTGGATCAAAGCCCATTTAGTTGTTACTCCTCCTCAAATTATGGTCAAAGTAATCCAGAGAAAATAAGGCAGATGGAGAAGAATGCtagtactactactgctgctactgttgACTCTGTTGTTCCAGTAGTACTACAGCAACACCAGCAACAATACTCCATCGGTGGTTTTAATCAACAGTACTATCTCTCCG GACAATTCAATCAAGTGAATACCAAGACAATTGAAAGCACAATATGGGAAGGTGGATCTTGa
- the LOC133815875 gene encoding ervatamin-B-like, whose amino-acid sequence MEVPIMLRSACLAILVLWTLWSPLRANSEPYKPRETSGRSEEAVKESFERWIIQHARNYTNEAERELRYWIYHLNLLLIDEVNSLDLPYKLIDNKYADMTNSEFQEIFLGFKPLLHHQTNFRYGDGVNLPKQVDWRKNGSVTSVKDQGQCGSCWAFSSVAAVEGINHIKTGKLVSLSEQQLMDCDVTSGNLGCRGGYMDKAFEYVKRNGLTTEKNYPYQGADGSCKGNKVKNGKVTISGYERVPANDERKLQTAASHQPISVAIDAASYEFQLYSHGVFTGQCGTDLNHGVTVVGYGEQNGSKYWLVKNSWGADWGESGYIKMKRDSKDKRGQCGIAMDASYPLKDS is encoded by the exons ATGGAGGTACCTATAATGTTAAGGAGTGCCTGTTTAGCCATATTAGTTCTATGGACGCTGTGGTCTCCTTTAAGGGCAAACTCAGAGCCATACAAGCCTCGAGAGACCAGTGGACGCAGTGAAGAAGCAGTGAAAGAGAGTTTCGAGAGGTGGATAATACAACATGCGCGAAACTACACAAATGAAGCGGAGAGGGAACTTCGTTATTGGATTTACCATTTGAATCTTTTGTTAATCGACGAAGTGAATTCTCTAGACCTTCCTTACAAGCTCATCGACAACAAATATGCAGATATGACGAATTCCGAGTTTCAAGAGATCTTCTTGGGTTTTAAACCATTGTTGCATCATCAAACAAACTTTAGATATGGGGATGGTGTGAATTTGCCAAAGCAAGTGGATTGGAGAAAGAATGGCTCTGTCACTTCAGTCAAGGATCAAGGCCAATGTG GTAGTTGTTGGGCATTTTCTTCAGTAGCAGCTGTTGAAGGCATCAACCACATCAAAACTGGGAAATTGGTATCTTTATCAGAACAACAGCTTATGGACTGTGATGTTACCTCAGGGAACCTGGGCTGCAGAGGTGGATACATGGACAAAGCATTTGAATATGTCAAAAGGAATGGACTAACCACAGAAAAAAATTATCCTTACCAAGGAGCTGATGGCTCATGCAAAGGAAACAAAGTCAAAAATGGAAAAGTGACAATAAGTGGTTACGAAAGAGTACCTGCCAATGACGAGCGAAAGCTACAAACTGCAGCTTCTCACCAGCCTATCTCTGTTGCAATCGATGCTGCTAGTTATGAGTTTCAACTCTATTCCCATGGTGTCTTCACCGGCCAATGTGGAACCGACCTTAATCATGGAGTGACTGTAGTAGGCTATGGAGAACAGAATGGCTCCAAGTATTGGCTTGTGAAGAATTCATGGGGAGCTGACTGGGGTGAATCTGGTTATATAAAGATGAAACGTGATTCCAAAGATAAGAGAGGTCAATGTGGCATTGCCATGGATGCCAGCTACCCTTTAAAGGATTCTTAG
- the LOC133813994 gene encoding uncharacterized protein LOC133813994 yields the protein MASKIVGSPRKVLAVPVRSRLASSPVSQSPPSVLVPADGSNMAVAIDPSSGKSSDSVLPNIPLVSSEAVSVKSAIGSVKSVRRNIKSVARKPSSKSLPSRCVTRSQSSTPVGVSSSPSPSIPSQPSPSKGSTKKRSLGPELLLPRKKLSQPSTSHSPSPSVHHKKSGSSLGSKQPQSSPVIKKKKASFPKSPAPPASAPSSGSSDLPPLMFFFNTRKFQKYKDSMSFRLLNVESNVVLDDFPRFKESMLSRGWINSVSNLLMPSQNLVREIYSNIDKHILESSNPNQFKPVVKSPVFCSDYSPDLHLVAAELTGSPEFKWPDNKGAIPATALTSYYRLLFRVALSNWLPNTHKSTVGTYLARFLFVVGTGVSIDLSTIIFDRIYNEAVARGTRSFLPFPCLLHRLALSISPEFTAQEVFLSVPAIDSNLRSLKVPQVFPSTDPASDPVLPGFPTSGWRFMLFDYMHQFRASFNEFVSSYKKDRQRTLQFERRVLAQLAQIRASSQGESSVPGASVQGESPDRPEPQ from the exons ATGGCTTCTAAAATTGTGGGCTCTCCTAGAAAGGTTCTTGCTGTTCCAGTTCGGTCCCGGTTAGCTTCTTCGCCTGTCTCTCAGTCTCCTCCGTCTGTGCTCGTCCCTGCTGACGGCTCAAATATGGCTGTTGCGATTGATCCCTCTTCAGGTAAATCATCCGACTCTGTTCTCCCTAATATTCCTCTTGTTTCATCAGAGGCTGTGAGTGTTAAATCTGCTATTGGGTCTGTTAAATCAGTGCGTCGAAACATTAAGTCTGTTGCTCGTAAACCCTCGTCTAAATCCCTTCCTTCTAGGTGTGTCACCCGTTCCCAGTCGTCAACCCCTGTCGGTGTGTCTTCCTCTCCTTCCCCATCTATCCCTTCTCAACCCTCGCCGTCCAAAGGTTCTACCAAAAAGAGGTCTTTAGGTCCTGAGTTGCTTCTTCCTCGGAAAAAGCTTTCCCAGCCCTCTACATCTCATTCTCCTTCTCCTTCGGTCCATCATAAAAAATCTGGGTCTTCTTTGGGTTCTAAACAACCTCAATCTTCTCCTGtgattaaaaagaaaaaagcatCGTTTCCCAAGTCTCCTGCTCCTCCTGCGTCTGCTCCATCTAGTGGTAGTTCTGACCTTCCCCCATTAATGTTCTTTTTCAACACTAGGAAGTTTCAGAAGTATAAAGATAGTATGTCGTTTCGACTGTTAAATGTGGAATCAAATGTCGTTTTAGATGATTTTCCTCGCTTTAAAGAGTCCATGCTTTCTAGGGGTTGGATTAATTCTGTCTCTAATCTACTCATGCCATCTCAGAATCTTGTTCGGGAAATTTATTCTAATATTGACAAACATATTTTGGAATCTTCTAATCCCAATCAGTTTAAA CCTGTGGTTAAATCTCCTGTTTTTTGCTCTGACTATTCCCCTGACTTACACTTGGTTGCTGCTGAGTTAACCGGTTCTCCTGAGTTTAAATGGCCTGATAATAAGGGTGCCATTCCTGCTACTGCCCTTACATCATATTATAGGCTTCTTTTTCGGGTTGCTCTCTCAAACTGGTTGCCTAATACTCACAAGTCTACTGTGGGTACTTATTTGGCTCGATTTTTGTTTGTTGTTGGCACTGGAGTGTCTATTGACTTGTCTACCATCATATTTGATCGGATTTATAATGAGGCTGTGGCTCGTGGCACAAGGTCTTTCTTACCTTTTCCATGTCTACTTCATCGACTGGCTCTCTCCATTTCTCCAGAGTTCACTGCTCAAGAGGTTTTTCTATCAGTTCCTGCAATTGACAGCAATCTTCGAAGTTTAAAAGTTCCTCAGGTTTTTCCTTCCACTGATCCAGCCTCTGATCCTGTACTGCCTGGTTTTCCAACTTCTGGCTGGAGGTTTATGCTGTTTGACTATATGCATCAGTTTCGGGCAAGTTTCAATGAGTTTGTGTCTTCTTACAAGAAGGATAGACAGCGCACTTTGCAATTTGAGAGGAGGGTCTTGGCTCAATTGGCTCAAATTCGAGCTTCATCTCAGGGGGAGTCCAGTGTTCCTGGTGCATCTGTCCAAGGGGAGTCTCCAGATAGACCTGAGCCTCAGTAA
- the LOC133817405 gene encoding glucosidase 2 subunit beta — protein sequence METYPMEITFVSLLSAILLLATVHSPVSAALLGVHPLDEKYFASHVIKCKDGSKSFNRERLNDNYCDCVDGTDEPGTSACPKSKFYCRNLGSTPQFIFSSRVNDRICDCCDGSDENDGSFRCPNTCIMGGNIEYKSDNGVSFSTNEHSTVSDLDNIKETKKGMNELIEKLKGLKVLIILQFVLIGFLVIFRMSRRRAMSKRRRR from the exons ATGGAGACATATCCCATGGAGATCACTTTCGTTTCTCTTCTCTCCGCCATTTTACTCCTCGCCACCGTCCACTCTCCCGTTTCAGCGGCACTCCTTGGAGTTCACCCCCTCG ATGAGAAATACTTTGCCTCCCATGTGATCAAATGCAAGGACGGTTCCAAATCGTTCAATCGAGAGCGTCTCAACGATAACTATTGTGATTGTGTTGATGGGACTGATGAGCCTG GGACTTCAGCTTGTCCTAAAAGCAAATTTTATTGTAGAAACTTAGGAAGCACGCcacaatttatattttcttctcgTGTAAATGATCGTATTTGTG ATTGCTGTGATGGAAGTGATGAGAATGATGGTAGTTTCCGTTGTCCAAACACATGCATCATGGGTGGAAATATAGAATATAAAAGTGACAATGGTGTCTCGTTTAGCACCAATGAACATTCAACTGTCAGTGATCTTGACAACATAAAGGAGACCAAAAAGGGGATGAATGAATTGATTGAGAAGCTTAAAG GTTTGAAAGTGCTGATAATCCTTCAGTTCGTCCTCATCGGCTTCCTGGTGATCTTCAGGATGTCCAGAAGGCGTGCGATGTCTAAAAGAAGACGGCGATAA
- the LOC133813996 gene encoding uncharacterized mitochondrial protein AtMg00810-like: MTAMLDTKSAPTPGSMGKPLSKNDGTALATPLNIEEFLALFNVTMTCLDISFAVNRACQFMQHPTSATCLQKWILRYLRGTQAHGITLTTASNLHLGAFIDADWASNPDDRRSIGGYCVFLGDNIVSWSSTE; this comes from the coding sequence ATGACTGCCATGTTGGATACTAAATCGGCTCCAACACCCGGTTCAATGGGCAAACCATTGTCCAAGAATGATGGTACTGCTCTAGCGACCCCACTAAATATCGAAGAATTTTTGGCTCTCTTCAATGTCACCATGACTTGTCTAGACATTTCCTTTGCTGTCAATCGTGCTTGCCAATTCATGCAGCATCCAACATCCGCAACATGTTTGCAGAAATGGATTCTTCGTTACTTGAGAGGAACTCAAGCTCATGGCATTACACTTACAACTGCCTCCAATCTTCACCTAGGAGCCTTCATTGATGCGGATTGGGCTTCCAATCCAGATGATAGGAGAAGCATAGGTGGCTACTGTGTCTTCCTAGGTGATAACATAGTCTCATGGTCCTCGACTGAGTAG
- the LOC133817406 gene encoding rac-like GTP-binding protein RAC2, producing MSTARFIKCVTVGDGAVGKTCMLISYTSNTFPTDYVPTVFDNFSANVVVDGSTVNLGLWDTAGQEDYNRLRPLSYRGADVFLLAFSLISKASYENISKKWIPELRHYAPTVPIVLVGTKLDLRDDKQYMIDHPGATPITSAQGEDLKKAIGAAVYLECSSKTQQNVKAVFDAAIKVVLQPPKPKKRRKKAKPCAFL from the exons ATGAGTACTGCTAGATTCATCAAATGTGTCACTGTGGGAGATGGAGCTGTTGGGAAGACCTGCATGCTTATCTCCTATACTAGCAATACCTTCCCCACT GACTATGTTCCAACAGTGTTCGACAACTTTAGTGCTAATGTTGTAGTTGATGGCAGCACTGTCAACCTGGGTTTGTGGGATACTGCAG GACAGGAGGACTATAACAGGCTAAGACCTTTGAGTTATAGGGGTGCAGATGTGTTCTTACTAGCTTTCTCTCTTATTAGCAAAGCTAGCTATGAAAATATTTCCAAGAAG TGGATCCCTGAATTGAGGCATTATGCTCCAACCGTCCCAATTGTGCTAGTGGGGACCAAACTTG ATTTGAGGGACGACAAGCAGTATATGATTGATCATCCTGGTGCTACACCAATCACATCAGCACAG GGTGAAGATCTAAAGAAGGCAATAGGTGCTGCAGTTTACTTAGAGTGCAGTTCCAAAACTCAGCAG AATGTGAAGGCTGTGTTTGATGCAGCTATCAAGGTTGTCTTGCAGCCTCCAAAGCCAAAGAAAAGGCGAAAGAAGGCCAAACCTTGTGCCTTTCTCTGA